In Deltaproteobacteria bacterium, the sequence TTTCCGTCTCGATTATTGGGTTAATACCGGCGAGAATGGCAAGATTGGACTTCCTGTTGGAGACTGCCTGGGATTGCCATCCGCCAAGCGGCAAAAGATGGGTAACATCGAATTCGAAACGAAACGGCCAGATCACCCTATTTTCTTGAAGCTCTTCCTTCCAAAGCGGCCTGTCTTGCTTGAATTTAGTTCTGATAATACCAGCCCCTACAAAGCCCTTCACTGGAACCTTGCAATAGAAAAGAACCAAATCACCGGGTCTTATTTTCAACCAATGGTGTTCAAGTTGGGGTACGAGACCCCATATTCCGTTCTCGAGCTCTCTTTCCCAATTGGCTTCATCACCCACGGCAACCCAGGCGTTTCCCTGGCTGTGCTTCATAACCATTCCTCCAGATCGTCGAGAACTAATGCCTTCTATGGCTCACCACATTCAGGCGCGGCGATCAGTCTATGCGGAACTTATCCGAAAGAGACAAATCTTCCAAAATTTGCTTGAGCTCCATGGCATAGTTTTCAGAGAATTTCCCATCTATGGTCACCGAGAAATCAACTCGTATGTTGAGATCTTGACCACTTCGGAGTTTTGGCAAAATCTTCGTTCCGAGTCGGTTCCATGTTTCAGGTGGCACTTCCCCTGTAACTCGAAACGTCCGGCTTGTGGGTTCAGGAGTAGGCCCAGGCCCCGGTTCAGGTTCTGGGCCAGGTTCCGGGCTTGGCCCTGGCGTGGGGCCAGGTTCGGGTTTAGGCCCTGGCTTTTCACACAGCTTTTTTGCTTTGGCCTTCAGGAGCAAAAAGACTCCCGACTCAAATGCGACTTCCTCTGGAGCCATAGGCTCGTTGAACCATACACGGTCGTAAGTTGTTCCGTCTGATTTCAGACCCGAAGCAAGACCAAAATCCCCCCTAGCAACAAAGTCAACGATTTTTGTCCGTAATACAGTATCTGGGTCAAGCAGTCTTGTGAGTGAACCGTTCAAGAAGCTCTGACGCAAGCTGGATAGAGGCCATGCACCGGATTCTTTCAATGCCGGTGGCCAATTACGTTCAATATATCCAGCTCCGACAGATTCGTTTAGCAGAGCTTGAGATTTCAGTGCCGTTATGACTCTACCGCAAAGCGTCTCGCCGCCGCTCGAATGCCCTGCGCCGAGGTCAATGGTTTTCAGTCCATCAGGCTCTTTGTTGTCCGCAAAGACAATGAACCGGTAACCGCCCCAGACCTCGTCCTTTGCGGCTTCTTCCGCGTCCTTTATTTTGGCCTGAATTTCCACCCTATCAGATCTGTCGAAATCGCCTCCCAGTGTTCCTTCGGCAATCTCTCTTGCCACCCGCTTCCATGCCAACCAGAGTTCTACTTTCTCGCGGAGATCTCTGCCCGGTTTTTTTAGACACCAAACTAATGAGCCAGGGTAAAATCTAGGCGATTTCCCTCGTTGTTTTGTCCAGTCGGCAATCTGCTTCCGCAATGAGTCGCCTCCATTCCATTCTGAATCCGGATCTACCAGTACAAGAGTCAGCTTGGGCGTATCCTGAACAGAAGAACCATCTGAGGGGAACGGTACCATGGGGATCGTAGCACCGCGATCAAATTCCTGTTGAACCAAAGAGCGCATGGCAGGTTTGATTTCAGTATCTTCATCCAGTGAAGCGCGACGGTCATTGACCACCTTCCTCATAGTCGGCTCATGGCTGATTTTGAAACCGTCCGTTCCCACACGCCGAATAAAATATGACTTGTTTTCTAAAGCAAAGGCAGCGTTGTCAACGGACGTGGTATCAATCTCGGGCTCCCCAAGCGCAAAGCGAAGCTCCGGCAAATGCGCCACCTTATCAACCTGGCCTCCAGAGGATTCAAAAAGAATGGATGTCCCCAGTCGTCGATGGATATCCCGAAGCGCTCCTTTTGTGTCAGCATCGAGTGCTCGCGCGTGTGAATTAACACCGGATATGTCAGCATCAATGGCGGCAACAAGGCGTGATTCACCTAATTGTCCCAGGACAACGCTGCGAAATTCCGGCACTTCGAGCGGTGCAGAACCTAAAGTGATAAGCGGTTCCCGGCGTGCCTTGGCATAACCCTCACGATATGCCCATGAGATCCATTGTGCGAGCATGGCCAAGGTGCCACGAGTTTGCTGATATTGAGATAATGCCTGCCATTTCCTCTGAAAAACAGATAAAGTGGCCGGATGAAAAGGATAGCAGGTCTCGAATCGGGCACGCAGAAACTCTCTAGATTTGTCTTCAGTAGTCGAGGTGTCCACCGCGGTCCATTCTGAGGGAATCTGTGCTCGTCGTTCAAAGCACCAGTCTGCATATGCCTTTGATACTTTCTTGCGTATCCGTTCGTTGCCCAAATCCTGGAACAGACGACGTCTTACAACTTCACTAATCTCAGTTTCATCATTGGCAATAAGATCCTTGGCAACCCGACGAACCACCTTGGTAATCTTGTTTTGCCACTGCATGTCCCAGTCGGTCATTTCAACCTGGCTTCGCGGCAAGCTGATCACAGCAGCACCGAGAGTTGTGGCGGTTGTAGCCACCGTTAGATTTTGGACGAAGGCATGAAAGGAATCAGCCATATCCCGATGACGATTCAGATAGTTCAACACTTCGTCAAACAGCAGCAATACAGGCTTGCCAGCAGCCTTAAACACACGCCCCAAAGCCTCGGTGCCTGGTGCCTTGGTCTTAGCTGCTGATCCAAGTGCTTCAACCCCCTTTTTGCCGGCCAATTGCCACGCTATATCAATCCATGGTGTCTCTCGGCCATCCTGTGGATCCCAGGCATTGCCCACGAATGCGCCCACTTTTGCGTCTGGTACCTTGCTGATTCCAGCTTCCGAGATTAGTTTGGTCACGCCCGGATATTTCGCAGCCTTGGCTCCATTGTTGACCATATGATACAGTGCGGTCAGTGTGTGTGTTTTTCCTCCACCGAACTGAGTTATGAGAGTCATGACCGGCGCTGTATCTGCCGTTTCACCCATCAGGCGTCTCAGCACCATACCTGCATGGTCTCTTAAAGCACGTGTGAAACAGGTTCGGGAGAAAAACTTGTCCGGATCGCGGTAATCCTCTGGTGCTGTTTTGGCAATGACCTGTTCAAGATGGATGGCAAACTCGTCTGGATTGAATGAACGTCCTTCCCTTACTTCCTTACGAGGCAAAGCAACCTTATACCAAGGCTCCATGATGACCTCCGTGTATTTTATCTTGGAACTGCCAGCAACATGGCGTCGAGTAATCGTTTTTCTTCACTGCTTTTCGGGTACAGGGCCGACAATGCATTTGCAAGTCTCAAAAACGCCGGTCCTCGATTCTGTTCCGTTTTAATTAGTGCACGTAGAGCATTTGGCTGGCCCCCGGCCTGAAGGAGCATGGCGGCGTGCACCCGATCAAGCGTTGTGGCTTCTTGAAATCCGGCAGAATCTGTGTCTATTGAAACTCGTGGTCTACAACCTCGGCCACGAATTTTTGGAGGGACGACTTGCTCCATTTCCGGAAACAGCAAAAGCTGAGGATTGGTCTTTGGGCTTTCTTCAAGTCTTGTTGCCATGGCCCGAGCACCATCTTTACCGAATAACTGATCAGCCCTTTCTGAAACAGGCAATAACCTCACGGTGCCCTTTTCCATCTTAATAATGCGGTCTTCCCAGGTAGGCAGGCTGATACCGAGTGGTTGAGCGAACCTCCGTACCACATCGAAAATTAAGCCGTAACCTTTTGATTTAGGCCGTTGGGCATCATCTTCATCGCCTTCTGAATCCTTTTTGTTGTTGTTATTGCCGTTCCCGCCCTTCGTGCTTTGAAGTGTCCATAAAAACAGTGCGGTCAACCGGGCATCCTCTTCTAAAGCACCAGCTACACCATTACGCGCACGGGCCTCTTCAGTTCCCAGTACCTGCTCCAGCGCCATTCGGCCCACAACCTCCCAGACCTTTTCCAGATATTCAGCAAGCTTTACTTCTTTGCCATCGGCGGTTTCAACTTTGCGATGGCGACTGAAGATCTCCAGTGCGGGGCCAATACATGCGAAAACCAAATCAGCTCCCCGGATACCCTCGCCCTGAAGCCGCTCCATCCAGTCGCCAACGCGATTAGGCAGCTCACGCAGAACCTTACCCCAGTCACCCACTGGTGCATCCTCAAGACGGGGGCGGCAGACGAGGTGGACGCTGGTGGCAAGGGCGGCGGTTTCCCGCGCATTCAACCTTGATCCCATCTCTGTGGAAATGGGCCATGATCCAGTAATTGTCCATCCGCCTTGAATCATCCCTGAAAGTAGTGCCTCCCAGCCTTCGGTTGTTTTGTGTGCAAAGATAACCGAGCCAATGCCGTCTTCGCACAGAACGCGGCGGCATTCTGTAAAGGCCTTGGCCATGGTTTTTTCATAGAATGCTCGATCTTTAGGACGCCCTGTTACGCCCTTCACCTTTTCACACTGCACAGCCTCAGCGGCTTTTGGTGTCAGCGGATTAGTCAAATCAAATGGATCTCTTAACAAGGAATTACCTGGCATTACTCGTTTGAGCCAGACGAAGAAGAAGTCAGAAAGGTCTGAATAGGGTATTGCATCGTAATACGGGGGGTCTGTGAAGACAACATTCACAGCCTCAGACGGCAAGGGGTGGAAGCAGGCGTCTGCATTATGGACTTGGGCAACTTTGCTCTTCGGAGGCACCGATGCTATAACATCTGCAACAATTTCATATCCACTTTTCCAGTTACCAGGGGCATTAGCGGTTAGGACTACTTCAGCGAAATCCCAAACCATGGGTAGGGCTTGGCGTCCGAAGGTATGTTGCATTTTCTCTGCGACTGCATTCCAGCGAGTACAAGACATGTCACTCATGGCGACCCGACTGAATGCGCAGCCAAGAAACGGTGTCAGAATTCCCTTATCTCCAATGAGATCATATAATTTCACCAGAACCACCTTTTGACGTTCTGTGAACAGGTCTCCCCACACTTTGAAACCATAAAGTGGAAGTTGACTCCCAACAGCTCTGTGGCTTTCCTTGGTTGGCAACGGCTCATCCGGTACTGGACAGAGTCCTTTTCTGCTGGCATGTTCCCATTGCTTGAGGATTTCCTTCAGACGCTTCTGTGCTCTCCAGACAGCTTTGTAGTCGCTTTCGCTCGGTAGTCGATAGTTTCGCCCCTGCATGCCAGGATGAATTGTCACGATCGCAAAAATCCGCGCGCCCCCGATGCGAGTACCTTTTGCGTTATACACAACGTCCACACCGCCGCGTTGTTCGGCAAGTTGCGCCCGGACACGCTCGGGCGGAAGGACTGCCTTGCAGCATAGACAGGTGGCCTTGGCACGCGTCACGGTGCCGCCGGAGACATCCCTATCATTTTTCGGCTCAAAGATCTCGAATTCCACGTGCGGAGCAACGCGTTTGGACCGCACGACCTTGTACCTTAGCGCCCGCCTACGGTTAACTTTCTTTGACAACCAGAAGGATCGCATGAGGGGGATTTCCGCCCCGCAGTTGGGCGACTCGCACCTCACCGTCCGCGCCCAGAGATATGCAATAGGTGTGGCACCATCCGGATCCTTGGGGTAGAACTCAGCCAGTTCCTTCTCGGCTTGTTTCTTGATCTCACCGCCGACTCTTCGCAGTTCCTCGGCAAGCTGCGGTCCGTGGCGAGGGATGTCCTCCAACATGACCTTGAGAATAAGGCAGGCCACCGGGTTGAGGTCGCTCGCGAAAGCCTCGCATCCAAGCCGCAACGCCTCCAGCGGAATCGAACCCCCACCTGCAAACGGGTCCACCACCAGAGGAGGCTCGTCCGGGTGAGCTGCGGCAACCAGCGCGCGGCCGGTTTTCAGATAATCCGTATCGGAGGAATGGTCCCAATTGGCAAAGTCAGCGATAAATTTCAGAATTACTTTCCGCAAACCCTCATCGGTTTTCAGCCTGGCATCCCAGCCCATAGGATGATTCGGGTGACCGAGCAAGATCTTTCGAGCTTTGGTTTTGAATTCCTTCGGGCAATTAGCATCGCACGGATCGGGCAAGAGCAATGCCATTAGCATCGACCGGCAGGCGGCCAGCGGCCTCCGTGCCCACCATAAGTGTAGGGTACTCGGATGGCCGTGGCGGATGGATTTTTCTCGTGCTGAATGTCTCGAAACCTCGGCAATTGGGAAATCTACTTCGGCTATGCGTTTGCATTCCTTTGGGATCATGACAGGTTTTCCTCTTCTGATGGACCAGAGGGCGTTTTTGGTTTGTTTTGAGTCCCTGTCCAATCCTCCACTATTTTGTGCCAATCAATCGGACGATCTTCCTTACCAGTCCAGACATCCCAAAACTTCGGGTCAGAAGATCGCGGTCTATGATCTTCGCGAAGCTCCGTGATCTCCACCAGCGTCGGAACAGTTGCAGCCCAGCCGAGAAAAATCGCCTGCCGAGAAGGCAGGCTCGGAAGTTCCTTAAGAAGCCCCCCGAGATTATCTGGTACAAGTTTGCCAACAAGGTCCTGGTCACGATCATTGACCATACGGTGCAAAATGAATGTATTACACTGTGCCAAGACTGTCGGTGACAATTCAGAGGGTCTCTGCGATGAAAGCACAAGACCTAAACCGAATTTGCGACCCTCTCGGGCGATTCGTTCAAAAGTCTGGCGGCACATTTGAGAAGGGGTGGGAGTGTCCGATTCTTCCGCGCTTCCGCGCTTGACGAAAGTATGGGCTTCCTCAAGTACCAGCACTGTCGGCAGTTCCTCATCATTGAGTATGTGGTATCGCTGTGTCGCCTCAAGCACGATTCGGGCGACGACGGCAATCATGAGATGGAGCACGTCGGACGAGATCAACGAGAGATTGATGATCCCCAATGTCCCACTGTTGCTGCTGCCGATGAACAGATCAAGCCACTCCTCAAGTGAGATATCTTTAGTGGGTTTAAGTATAGGCATCAGTCGCATGTCCGACAAAAGCATCTTCAGGCGGAGGACAAGGGTATCGACATATTGCGATTGGCCTTGTTCTGCTGCTATCTGCTCAATCAACTCCGCGAAATAGATGGGTGCGAATGGGATGGGGCTATCTTCATTGATACCCAGATGCTGATCAACATCCGGTATCGACTCAATACACCTGTCAAGAGCTGCAACAGCGTTTTCCACCTCAACACTATCAAAAGCCTGATAGTATTCAACTATTTCGCCAGCCTCATTCGTGAAGGACTTGTGCCGGTTGTCGGCTATGCTCTTGAGTGCCGTGCCTGTTTCCAATAGAACTTCTTTGAATTGCGCCAAATCATCCTCGTCTGCGTATTGCATCAAAGACCGTGCAATTGCCTGAAGCTTCTGTCCGAAGTCGTTCTTACCTGGCTTGTCGATGTAGGCAGTTGCGCCTTTATTGCGGTCATTGACAAGTGAACGGTAATAGGATCTCAATAGTGCGTTCAGTACGCCAACGCGGTTAGTTCCAGTCCCTGGCGAAAGGGTTCTCAGTTCACGGAGCGCACGCATGAGTATTGGCCTTTGTACACCCGACTTCGCTTGTGTAAAGGCACACCACTCATGGCTGTTCCACATCCACGCTGGCAAACAAAAATCCCTTGTTTCGCCTCTTGCTGGCGGAACTGTGAATCTACGAACTTCCGAACAGTCTGCGAATGCAGATGAGTATTCCCCATTAGGATCAAATATGATGAATCGCGCGTTTGGTGTCCCGTCATGCTTCTTTGTTGCTTCATTTTCCTTTTCCATTTCACCGAGCTTTTGGGCTGTTTTTATGGCCTCTTCCAGAAGTCGGGTGCGCTCATTGCGTGCTTTTTCTAAAGACCAGCGAATGAGCCCGGCAACAGTGCATGACTTGCCGCTGCCGGTATTTCCCAAAACTGCGAGATGTCGTCCGAATATCTTGTCCGGATCTACGGTCACAGCCGCGTTTGCCCCAAGCGGTGAAGTGCCTATTCTGACACGTCTGTCTTCTTCGCTTGAGGCTTCGATGATAGATCGAAGCTGCTCAGCGGTGGGCAGTTGTGCGGCATCACCAACAGAAGGGAAAGCAGAAACGCCCCTTTCCAGACGGTAGGCGCTGTTACCGCTTCCAGCACGCCTGCCGGAAAGGAGTGTGCCGAGCGGCGTCAGAGAAATGTTCCGCAGCGGAAACGGTAAATCCACAAGCCCAAAGTCCTTTAGGCCCATTCGTTTGGGGAATTGCGAGCGTTCGACACCGAGCCACACCACCAGCCCGACAACTGCACCGGTTTCGTTCGGAATCAGCACATAACCATTGATGCGAGGGAATCCGGTAGGGACGCCTGTGTTCAGCGCAGTCGCCTGAGGAGCGTTCGGCTCAAGAAGCACCCGAATTTCCGAAGGAGATACGGATTCAACCGTGCCGATGGTCAGAGCGGCGATTTGCTCAATAGGCTTGCTCATCATCGCCTCCTCTTGCTGCTTGCTTGTACCCTTCGCCCCGTTGTTCTTCGAGCTTGGTCTTGCGGATTGTAATCTGGTCAATGGCCGGCTTCGGTAAATAGTTTTGCACTAGAGTCTCCACGTTGCCGAAGTGGCTACCAAGCAACAAAGACATCTGTGCGCTCTTACCCACATCCTGACAGAACCTGATGATCCGCTGACGACTGGCATTGAATGGGTCATCCTCTTTGTCCGGAGTAGTCTGGTCCCAGGCAATAATCACCAGATGCGTCGAAGGGATTGTCAACATGTCTTTTAAAACGCGGTTTACATGATCATCGCCAAAACCGTATCCATAGGTAACAAGAGACGAGTTGGGACGACAGACAGCTGCCGCGAAGTCACGGAATAGCTCGGCGTATGGATAACTCAGTGTCTCAACATCTTTCGCGGGATTCGGGTATATCATCACAGAACCCGACGGTTCTTTCGGAATATCGGGGTGGTCAGCGACAGCACCAAAAGGGACGGCGTAACGGCGAAGTTCCTTCTCTTCCCAGTGCCAGTCGATTGAGCCATGAATCTTACATAATCTGATGACGCCTTCCAAGTAACGGGGTTCGCCGCGTATTCCAGGCGGGTTATAGTGAATGTCAATGTTCAGCCGTGTGGCGCGGAAAACGGGTGAGAGTGCGCCAACAAAGCGGTCTAGAACATGCAGGCCCGCGAGATCGCACCCATATTCTATAAGGCGATCGTAATTCGTTGTAAAAAGGTTGAGTCGTTCCCTTGTGGCTGTACGGCTTGCGAAGCTGAGAAGAAAGCTGACCAGAAGATCATCTGCTTTTTCCTTCTTATTGGTCTCAGCGTGCTGTATCGCACGTTCAGA encodes:
- a CDS encoding ATP-binding protein — encoded protein: MEPWYKVALPRKEVREGRSFNPDEFAIHLEQVIAKTAPEDYRDPDKFFSRTCFTRALRDHAGMVLRRLMGETADTAPVMTLITQFGGGKTHTLTALYHMVNNGAKAAKYPGVTKLISEAGISKVPDAKVGAFVGNAWDPQDGRETPWIDIAWQLAGKKGVEALGSAAKTKAPGTEALGRVFKAAGKPVLLLFDEVLNYLNRHRDMADSFHAFVQNLTVATTATTLGAAVISLPRSQVEMTDWDMQWQNKITKVVRRVAKDLIANDETEISEVVRRRLFQDLGNERIRKKVSKAYADWCFERRAQIPSEWTAVDTSTTEDKSREFLRARFETCYPFHPATLSVFQRKWQALSQYQQTRGTLAMLAQWISWAYREGYAKARREPLITLGSAPLEVPEFRSVVLGQLGESRLVAAIDADISGVNSHARALDADTKGALRDIHRRLGTSILFESSGGQVDKVAHLPELRFALGEPEIDTTSVDNAAFALENKSYFIRRVGTDGFKISHEPTMRKVVNDRRASLDEDTEIKPAMRSLVQQEFDRGATIPMVPFPSDGSSVQDTPKLTLVLVDPDSEWNGGDSLRKQIADWTKQRGKSPRFYPGSLVWCLKKPGRDLREKVELWLAWKRVAREIAEGTLGGDFDRSDRVEIQAKIKDAEEAAKDEVWGGYRFIVFADNKEPDGLKTIDLGAGHSSGGETLCGRVITALKSQALLNESVGAGYIERNWPPALKESGAWPLSSLRQSFLNGSLTRLLDPDTVLRTKIVDFVARGDFGLASGLKSDGTTYDRVWFNEPMAPEEVAFESGVFLLLKAKAKKLCEKPGPKPEPGPTPGPSPEPGPEPEPGPGPTPEPTSRTFRVTGEVPPETWNRLGTKILPKLRSGQDLNIRVDFSVTIDGKFSENYAMELKQILEDLSLSDKFRID
- a CDS encoding DUF87 domain-containing protein gives rise to the protein MSKPIEQIAALTIGTVESVSPSEIRVLLEPNAPQATALNTGVPTGFPRINGYVLIPNETGAVVGLVVWLGVERSQFPKRMGLKDFGLVDLPFPLRNISLTPLGTLLSGRRAGSGNSAYRLERGVSAFPSVGDAAQLPTAEQLRSIIEASSEEDRRVRIGTSPLGANAAVTVDPDKIFGRHLAVLGNTGSGKSCTVAGLIRWSLEKARNERTRLLEEAIKTAQKLGEMEKENEATKKHDGTPNARFIIFDPNGEYSSAFADCSEVRRFTVPPARGETRDFCLPAWMWNSHEWCAFTQAKSGVQRPILMRALRELRTLSPGTGTNRVGVLNALLRSYYRSLVNDRNKGATAYIDKPGKNDFGQKLQAIARSLMQYADEDDLAQFKEVLLETGTALKSIADNRHKSFTNEAGEIVEYYQAFDSVEVENAVAALDRCIESIPDVDQHLGINEDSPIPFAPIYFAELIEQIAAEQGQSQYVDTLVLRLKMLLSDMRLMPILKPTKDISLEEWLDLFIGSSNSGTLGIINLSLISSDVLHLMIAVVARIVLEATQRYHILNDEELPTVLVLEEAHTFVKRGSAEESDTPTPSQMCRQTFERIAREGRKFGLGLVLSSQRPSELSPTVLAQCNTFILHRMVNDRDQDLVGKLVPDNLGGLLKELPSLPSRQAIFLGWAATVPTLVEITELREDHRPRSSDPKFWDVWTGKEDRPIDWHKIVEDWTGTQNKPKTPSGPSEEENLS
- a CDS encoding SIR2 family protein; protein product: MINLNRHIYRCGPNKNYDLSDEDLTDTDKFRKHIEPWLTAVFQSEHLSLLLGSGFTSGVAFAAGGKAANMSKCEWACKNDLKKKVDEYADQSANNCGRGAANIEDQLRAAMQLEAGLTVMGDKRAALWKTEIDKQLKCFMDSILESERAIQHAETNKKEKADDLLVSFLLSFASRTATRERLNLFTTNYDRLIEYGCDLAGLHVLDRFVGALSPVFRATRLNIDIHYNPPGIRGEPRYLEGVIRLCKIHGSIDWHWEEKELRRYAVPFGAVADHPDIPKEPSGSVMIYPNPAKDVETLSYPYAELFRDFAAAVCRPNSSLVTYGYGFGDDHVNRVLKDMLTIPSTHLVIIAWDQTTPDKEDDPFNASRQRIIRFCQDVGKSAQMSLLLGSHFGNVETLVQNYLPKPAIDQITIRKTKLEEQRGEGYKQAARGGDDEQAY
- a CDS encoding DUF1156 domain-containing protein, whose translation is MIPKECKRIAEVDFPIAEVSRHSAREKSIRHGHPSTLHLWWARRPLAACRSMLMALLLPDPCDANCPKEFKTKARKILLGHPNHPMGWDARLKTDEGLRKVILKFIADFANWDHSSDTDYLKTGRALVAAAHPDEPPLVVDPFAGGGSIPLEALRLGCEAFASDLNPVACLILKVMLEDIPRHGPQLAEELRRVGGEIKKQAEKELAEFYPKDPDGATPIAYLWARTVRCESPNCGAEIPLMRSFWLSKKVNRRRALRYKVVRSKRVAPHVEFEIFEPKNDRDVSGGTVTRAKATCLCCKAVLPPERVRAQLAEQRGGVDVVYNAKGTRIGGARIFAIVTIHPGMQGRNYRLPSESDYKAVWRAQKRLKEILKQWEHASRKGLCPVPDEPLPTKESHRAVGSQLPLYGFKVWGDLFTERQKVVLVKLYDLIGDKGILTPFLGCAFSRVAMSDMSCTRWNAVAEKMQHTFGRQALPMVWDFAEVVLTANAPGNWKSGYEIVADVIASVPPKSKVAQVHNADACFHPLPSEAVNVVFTDPPYYDAIPYSDLSDFFFVWLKRVMPGNSLLRDPFDLTNPLTPKAAEAVQCEKVKGVTGRPKDRAFYEKTMAKAFTECRRVLCEDGIGSVIFAHKTTEGWEALLSGMIQGGWTITGSWPISTEMGSRLNARETAALATSVHLVCRPRLEDAPVGDWGKVLRELPNRVGDWMERLQGEGIRGADLVFACIGPALEIFSRHRKVETADGKEVKLAEYLEKVWEVVGRMALEQVLGTEEARARNGVAGALEEDARLTALFLWTLQSTKGGNGNNNNKKDSEGDEDDAQRPKSKGYGLIFDVVRRFAQPLGISLPTWEDRIIKMEKGTVRLLPVSERADQLFGKDGARAMATRLEESPKTNPQLLLFPEMEQVVPPKIRGRGCRPRVSIDTDSAGFQEATTLDRVHAAMLLQAGGQPNALRALIKTEQNRGPAFLRLANALSALYPKSSEEKRLLDAMLLAVPR